A part of Gloeocapsa sp. PCC 73106 genomic DNA contains:
- a CDS encoding ABC transporter ATP-binding protein has protein sequence MNEPLLIASQLSKHFGGIKAVDQAGITVKKNSITGLIGPNGAGKSTFFNLLSNFIPPDSGSVMFDGILTNRLKPHQIAQKGCVRTFQVARVLSRLSVLENMLLGAQQQTGENFIKVWFQQRQIRQQERKNREKALDILNDLGLIAKANDYAGALSGGQRKLLEMARALMAEPKLILLDEPAAGVNPALIEKICQHILNWHSQGISFLIIEHNMDVVMSLCEHIWVLAEGKNLADGTPAEIQNNRAVLEAYLGPQ, from the coding sequence ATGAATGAACCTTTATTAATAGCTTCTCAACTCTCCAAACACTTTGGCGGTATTAAAGCCGTCGATCAAGCCGGTATCACCGTCAAAAAAAATAGTATAACCGGTTTAATTGGTCCTAATGGCGCAGGGAAGAGCACATTTTTTAATTTACTCTCCAATTTTATACCCCCTGATAGCGGCTCCGTTATGTTTGATGGTATTCTTACCAATCGTCTTAAACCCCATCAAATCGCTCAAAAAGGCTGCGTCCGTACTTTTCAAGTAGCGCGAGTTCTCTCACGTCTCTCAGTCTTAGAAAATATGTTACTCGGCGCCCAACAACAAACCGGGGAAAATTTTATCAAAGTTTGGTTCCAACAGAGACAAATTCGGCAGCAGGAGCGCAAAAACCGAGAAAAAGCTCTAGATATTCTTAATGACCTAGGATTAATCGCTAAAGCCAACGACTACGCCGGGGCACTTTCAGGAGGTCAAAGAAAACTCCTAGAAATGGCTAGAGCTTTAATGGCTGAGCCTAAGTTAATTCTCCTCGATGAACCCGCCGCAGGCGTTAATCCCGCTCTAATTGAGAAAATCTGCCAACATATACTTAATTGGCATAGCCAGGGCATTTCTTTTTTAATTATCGAGCACAACATGGATGTAGTCATGTCCCTGTGCGAACATATTTGGGTACTAGCTGAAGGCAAAAATCTCGCTGACGGTACTCCCGCCGAAATTCAAAACAATCGAGCAGTTTTAGAAGCCTATTTAGGACCACAATAA